AGGCAGGACTGAGCGGGCAGGGGCGAGCGCACAGGGTGACTGGCTCGTGGGGTTAAATATGCCAATGGTATCCACGCCCCTCTACCCGTCTCTGCACGACCACGTGGCACGAGGCATCTGTCGCCAGCCAAGGGTGGCAAGCGCGCAGACGTAACCCGGCGTGCCACAGACCAGGTGAGGTTTCCGGCAGGAACACAACGGGCCAGTCTCGCCACGGGCTGTTCCAGCCCCGGGAGCCCTTCCTCATCCCCGGTGTGCGTCCGGGCCAGCTGGTCTCGACCTGTTCCCGCAGTGACGCAGTCCCCTGCGACCTACCCCACAGCTAGGCCACAAACGAGACTTCTCAAGCAGGAACAAAGGGGGGCGGGTCACAACGACAACAGAGGCATTTGGCAGGATTCGCCCAGACGCGGATGGTTAAAACCCAACTCTTTCTCAGGGACGCACAGACTCCAGGACTTTCCCCGGCCCTCGCCCGCCAGGGATGGGACGCCGCCGGGGGGCCCACGGGAGCGGGGTTCCCGGGAggcccaggagccctgggggACAGGGAGCTGGGTTCCCAGAATTACAGATTTCTGTGATCGctttgtgacttttaaaaagcacGACCAGCACGTTTTCACAATTAAGACCGGTTGAGGCTGGACACTcacgaaagaaaaaaatatcaagtttCGGTCACGGCTCTAAGGCAGATGCTACATTTTCACAGGGACGACGATGGAGACACCGACACGCTGTGCGTTAGGAGGTGGCACGCGGGCCCTCACAGCACCGCGGCCTGGACCACGATCTCCGGGTTCTCGATGTCCTTCTTGCTCTGGACCATCCTCAGCTCCAGCTGTGCCGGGCTGGGCTTCAGTCCTCCCCCTGCCTGGGCTGCGAGACAAAGCGTGGGTGACAGGGACAGACCAGAAGGCACTCCAGTTTCGTGCCCCCTTCCCTCGCCTGAGCCCTGACGGTCCGTGTCCCCTCTGGGGCTCCCGTGTGGGGCACGAGCTCCGCAGGCCAGCAGAGGTGGAGGGAGCCTCGGGACCCCGCTgtcggctccctccctcctgcctcccccctccgcTGTCACTGCCGTCTCCTCCCcgctctgctctcagtgcagtccccctgccccctccgcTGGTGGGCTCGGGGGCCCAGCCAGGAGGTACCTTTTGCACATGCGATGGTCCGCTGCAGAACGTGATGCATGGCCGACAAGGTCTTCTCACAGGCCACCTGCAGGGCGGGAGACGCACACACGTGGTCTGTGCTGCCCGGGGCCCGGATGGGATTCTCTGTTCACCCAGACCCTGCCTCCGCCCCGAGACAGCAGGGCACTGGCTTTACCGTCACATGCTCCCCACCAACCTTCCCTGGAGGGCTGAGCAGATGCCTGCGTACTAAAACTAACCACCTTCCTCCAGACCGTGCCCTCTAGGGGAGGGCTGGGCTCTAGCACTCGTCGGTACTGTGTGCCGTGCAGTAGCTTAATAGGTGTTTCTGGAAGGAATTAGTTATAAAGAGTCTTCATCAAAAATGACTCCTACCCCAAAGTTGGCCAAGGTCACTGCTTACTGGCACCTCAAAGTCAAAGACCCGGGGCTTAGCAGGAGCCGGGGAAGCGAGTGGAACCCCCTCCCGCCCGACCCGGGGATGTGCCGAACCCGGTTTGGCCTCAGGTAGCCCAGCAGCAAGGTCTCCACTGCGCACCAGATGGCCAAGGTGCCCTGTACCAGATGAAGATCCCATGGCTGCCAACGGCAACAGCAGGTCTGTGCTCCCCCTGGTCCctagggggcgggggggggggcaggcaaggACACAGCAGGTCTGGGCTCCCCCtggtccctgggtggggggggcaggcaaGAGGGGCAGGGCTTCGGTCCAGCCCTGCGTCTCACAGACAAGCTAACTGATGGGATGGGAGGGGCGTGCCAGCCTGCAGCGGGTAGAGGCAGCTTTAGGGGCATCCACTTCCAGATCCCGACCTGGGGCTCCTCCTTCCCTCGGTGGACCCAGCACAGACGGGGGCGTGGTTCCTCTCTAACCACCCTGCACGTTCTAGAGACGGCAGGCAGGCCCTGACGGCCACCAAGTAAGTGGAGAAGGAAATAACAGAGGGGCCGGGGACAGCCTCGTGCACAGCTGTCCACTTGCGTGGTTCCAACAATGCTGAAGGAGGCCACGGCACGATCTGACGTCACGAAGGAATTTTCCCGCACGCCGTGCAGAATGCAGCCATCACTCCTGAGCTTAACCACGGGGGCACGTGGGCCCCtgccaccccacacccccattGACAGAACCGGTAGCAAGGGATCCGCTCGCCCAGCAGAGCCCGCACACAATGGCTTTATCTCCATACAAACGCACCTGTGGACGTTTACACACAAAgcaagggatgggggagggagggacagacgcGCAGACAGTGTCTGACAAGGGCTGAGCCTCTCTGCAAGTCTGACTTCGGAGCCCCGTCCCTCACGCCCCCGAGGGGGCTCCCAGCCTCTGAGTCTCTCGACTCACCAGGGTGATGACGTCTTAGGACCGACTTTCACCGGGCTGCTCTCTGGGAGACGTTCCTAGTTCCGGACCTACCGAGGCTGCGGTAACCCCTCCCAGGCTCCGCCTTCCCGGGGCTCACACCTGCTCCGCGGCCCGACAGGCCGACTCCAGCATGTGGTATACGGGTGGCCTGTTTGAGCCCCCGCAGAACCCAGATGGTCCccgatgggggcagggaggggggcgcGTCCTGCTGACCTTGAGATTGTTGGGATGCTTGTGCGTCCATGCCAGGAGCATGGCGGCAAAGAGGTCCCCGGTGCCCACGAAGACCGCGTCGACCTTGTACATCTCCATCCGGATGCGTTCCGTCACCACAGAGCCATCGGGGTTCCCTGGAGGAGAGCACAGCCGATGGGCCCCGAGACCCCGGGCCAGCAGAGAACGAGCCCCTCGTCTGGGAACCGGCCTGCCCTCCTCCCCGCTCCTCCCCGGCATGGTGGCAGGGAGGGCTAGTGTCGCCTGTCACAAGGGAGGGAGTAGACGCCAGAACCCCTAGCAGGATGGCCCGGGGGGAGAAGAACCGCACAGCTGGGCGTGAGGGACCAGCACGTGTGACCAGGTGCGGAGGGAGCCCCAGTCCGGCCCAGTAACAAGGGCACCGACAGCCGTGGGGGCCGTGAGCTTAATGAAATGGTATGGGAGCGCACAGGGGCATGTGCGGGGCTACACGGGTGTGCACGGGTGtgcacaggggcacatgggtaTGCATGTACGAGGGTACGTAGGTGTGCAAGTaggtgtgtgcatgggtgtgcacAGGGGCATGCTCTCCCGAAGACACAGAGGGAGTGGTGAGAGAGCTCCGTGCTCTCTGGGGCAGCGGGTGTGACCCCAGCCTCCTGTGTCATTTCAGCACCCCGCAGAAAACACCGACCCAGGCGGTATTTACGAGAACCGACAGTCGACAGGTGAGGCCGCACAGGCACCCCCGGCTCTGTGGGAGGGGACGGTGTGGACGCCTGGTTCCCCAAGCCCCGGGCCGTAGCCGGGCCATCCACGTGACCCGAGCCTGTACGACAGACGCTCTCCTCGAGCCGATGGCACGTCATGGGTATGGAGAGCTTGCCACTCGGTGACCGCGGGGAGGCCTCCCACACCTCGACTCACAGAACCCTCTCTCGGTTTTTGTTCTCAGTGTGTTTAGGGGGTGACGGGAGTTCAGGACACCGACCGCCTGCTGAGTGAGGCCCGAATTCTCTTCCCTACGGAGCCTCAAGCCAGGGAGGCCTCCAGGAACCCGCGGcgaagaggcaggagggagccagggtcgCAGGACTTACGGATCCTCTGGCTCCCCAGCGCGATCAGGTAGTCGCTGCCCCTCGGGGAGGGCAGGTCAGAGCTGGTGATGACCACCGTGTCGGGGCCCATGGCGTGCAGCACGTCCATCACCTGCCGGAGCACAGGACTGCGTCAGCCACGCCGCGGCCCCCTGCGCCAGGGCTCCCAGCAGCCCGAGCAGCCGGGTCCGACCGGCAGGAGGACGCCCTTCTACGGGGTCTGACTTGACGGAGTGGACACCAGAGGCCGAGAACACGAGGAATGGCGCCCGGGTCCCGCCTGCCCCCCGCCAGCCCGGGCGTGCCGAGTGGCAGCTTAGGGCCACCACCCCGATTCCCTCCCACGAGCACACCTGCCGGGCCCCACACTCTTCCTGTGCCCACATTCCAGAGGAAGGCGTCAAGCAGGCCCCAGACTGGCTGTCCTTTCTCATCTGGCTCTAGGGCGGCAAAACCAGGCCCACCATCAGGCTGTCACGTCCTGTCCACTCTGGGAAGCCACTTGTTCCCTCACTTGTTCATTCAATGAAGCTCTCCCGCTGTGTGCCCAGCAACACGCTGGCGGCTGGAGGCTCCCTGGCCTCCCACGACACACACGTTGGGACCAAATACCCGCTGGGCAAACGGGGGGCTCGGGAGAGCACCAGCTACACCGGAGAGGGGTGCTCCTCTCGCCTCCATGGGGGCAACGCCAGCTAAGCCCCTCGGGCCTCCCGCCCCTCACGGCTCACTGTGGGAAGCTGGGAAGGCTCTCGTACGGACCCTGAAGCGTGCGTAGGCGTTCAGAGCGTCTGATCTTGGCCCAGTGTGGATCCTGAGTCAGGCTCCCCGGCCCAGGAGAAGCCTCCCAAGTCCCAGCACGTGGCTACGTCCCCCCCTCGTCAGCCCGGGGCCTGCGGGCTGGGGAGAAGACAGGCCAGGGGATCATGTGACGAGGAACAAGCTTTCTGCAAGtggcttttccttccctccttgtaCAAGGGCCTCAGAGCTGGGCTGGTGACCGTGCCGGCAGGCACCCTCCGCTCCAGAGTCTGGGGCAGGCTGCGGGAAACGTGTCCCTGCCACACGCGTGGAGCGTGTCTCCTacccggcccccccccccgcacggGGCACCACACAGGCACACACCGGCAATGCCCTGCAGTCCTCAGAGCACACGGGCGCACAGCAGAGGAGGGTCACCTGTGACCCCAGACCACCTGCTCTCCTGTCCCAGTGTCACCTGACTCTGAGGCCCCCGGGTACTGTGCCAGCTCAGAGCGAGACCctcagagcagagaggagggcacCCATCTCCCCTTGCCACAGTGAGCCCTCTGCACGTTGGGGAAACAGAGGCCCCACAGCCCCTCGGGCCCGGGTGTGGCCAGGTCTAGACCTGGCGCTCGGATTTGTCTCCTGGATGACGGAGAGAGCGTGTGCGCCTGATGAGGCCCCGCCATGACGGGGCGAGGGCCCTGGTGTGCGGGACCCGGGTCTGCTGCTGGGACACGTGGCCCAGGACTCCATGTGAGAGGTTAAACGACAGGCAGGCAACAAGTTCGACAGGGGAAAGTCGAAGAGCTTTGGAGAGGAAACCTTGCCTACCTCACTTCCGGCCGCCCCTCCCGTCAGCGGGCCCTGTGGCTTCCAGACGTGCCCAGCCAACCCCCAAAGGTGTGAGCCAGCTCCTGGCCATAAATCTCTTcatgcacgcatgcacgcacacaggCGTTTGCACACGTGTGCCCAGACACGCACAGCACCCCACGTACGGGCACACGCACGCTCCCTCTCACTGGTGTCGGACGGACCCTGACGGGCGGTTTCTGATCCCTGCTTCTCTGACCTGCATGGGCTGGGGTGGTGGCGAGCGTGTCTGGAGGGCTGGCCCCTGCTGCCCGCGGAGGCCGGCCCCTGCCTCTCCGCAGACACACAGGTCACGGGTGCGCGGGAGAGCCGCACCCGGCAAGCTGGATTcatggtacctggcacacagcaagcgcTCACTAAATGCTGTGACCGCCacgggctgaactgtgtccccccgaGACGGACGCTGGAACCCTAAGCCCAGAACCTCCGAGCGTTTCTGATTTCCTCGTAAGGAAACACGGTCCGTGCAGATTCGAGCCGAGACGAGGTCACTAGCGTGCGCCTGGGTCCTATCTGCCTGGCGCCCTTAGCAAGAAAGacgaggacacagacacacaccgcGGGGGCCCCTTGAAGACACAGGCAAAGGCTGGTGACAGGTCTACAACACCCAGGGGCGCCAAGGATGGCCAGTGGCTGCCAGAAGCTGGGAGGCTGGCAAGCAATGGGTGCCTCCCTGCAGGTTTTGGGCCGAAGACAGTCCCACCGACACCCCGATCTTGGCCTTCCGGCCCCCAGAACTGGACAGAACGCACTTGTGTTGTTGTCAGCCACCCGGTCTGTGGCACTTTGTCACGGACGCCCCGGGAAGCTCCCACGGGGACAGCCGCTGTGCACAGAGCAGGCGGGGGTTAAGCGGACCCAGACAAGCACTGTAGCTGCAGCTGCCCGACCCAGTGGCTAAGACAGAATCTACAACACGTCCCTCAGGCCCCACCGGGCAGCTGGCTGGGAGCCGGGGTGCTGACCACCTGGggtgcccatctcccctccccgaGGGCATGtggctgtcccctccccaccacgaGCAGTGCACCTGTCCCGCGCCAGGCCTTGGAAGGTCTCCTTACCGCTAACGCTTCTTCTTGACTGTGGATCTTTCTGCCGCTCAGTAACCTGGAAGACAGATGAAGTGCGGGTGAGACCTTGCTTCTCTGGGTCCTGCTGGAAACATCCCCAAAGCTCCGGTGGCTCTGGTgaccccctcccatccccacagGAACTAACTCAGTGTCTGCTGGCCCCGTGATGCCCCCAAGGACCAGTCAGGGGTAACATTTAATAGCAGCAAGGGACAGCAGCACACAGCCCCACTTAGTGGCCAGTGAGGGTGACCGACATCCACGTGGGTTTTGGAGCTCCAGATGGCCGCCTGCGTCAGGTGGCGTGGGATCCCCATCCCATGGCCGGTGTCACCCACGTatgccctcagcccctcccctttctGTCCCCAAAGGTTTGTGCTGCTCGGGAAAACGGCTGGGGGTCAGCACGACCACAGGAAGTCAGGGTGAAAATAACCACCCCCACCGTCATCGGGCCAGGCCACCGGGTTGGCCCCCCACTCAGAAtggcctgccccccaccccctgaggcAGGACTTCGGGAGGAGGGCCTCAGTGGCCTGACCGGCTCCGGAACAGCCCTCCCCATGGGGAGATCTGAAAGCTTCCGTGGCTGCAAGTTACTTACTCAGCCTCGAACTGGTTGGGGGTTATGATGTCTGCTACCGGCACAACCTTCTCTTTGTAAACTGGAAGGAGGTCCTCCGGAACGTACTAGAGGGCGACAGGGACACAGGCTGACGCGTACAGCAGAGGAAATGAGGCCAGGGAGCATTTGCTGAGAGCCCCGCGGTCCAGGCTGGAGACCCGGAGCCCTGCCGTGAGCCCCACCGTGGGTACGAGACGCCAGTGCCCTGCGGCCAGGCCGGCACGCACTCACCCGAAGGCCCCGGGGTCCTGGGGTAGGGGTAGGGCCAGGGCCAGTGCCCTCCGTGCCCCACACGCTCCCCTGCTGGCCACGGGGTGACTCCTACCAGCGGACTGACGGCACCCCGCCCTACACTAGTCAGGGGCGGTAAGCTACGGCCCGTCTGCTAAAACACAGCTAAGGGGGAAACGGGAAGGAAGGAACATTTGTGACACACAAAAACTAcaggaaattcaaatttcagggtCCATGTGTAGGATTTTATCAGGAAACAgccgtgtctgtctgtctgcaaaCTGTGACtactttttttcttgagattttatttttaagtcatctctgcacccggcgtggggctcaaacacacaaccctgagatcgagagtcgcagGCTCCACCAGGAGCCTGAACCAGGAGACGTATGGCCCCAAACGTCTACtccctggccctttacagaaaacctCGTCTGCCGACCCTGCTTCCCGGCAAGGATGATGTGCCCCCCAGAGCAGTGTCTCGCCCAGCGAGACGTGTACACTTGGATTAACGTGCCTGAAATCACTAACCATGGAGCCTTCGCCGTTCCATTTGTCGCCCATCACGGGGTCGCACACTGCGGAGGCAGAAAGGGCATCTGTTAGCACAGGGTGAGGCTCTCGAGAGGAGGACGCTTAACgtttatttctgttgttaaatTTCGCGTGTGCGACTGATCCTCGTTTCCTGGATTCCACGTTTGTGGTCCGAGGCCAACTACTCTGATCGATTTCTGACAACCGTTTGCGCCTTTCTCAAGAGTGTGGCACAGAACAGCATCCCCTTTCCC
The Panthera tigris isolate Pti1 chromosome C2, P.tigris_Pti1_mat1.1, whole genome shotgun sequence genome window above contains:
- the PDXK gene encoding pyridoxal kinase is translated as MEEECRVLSIQSHVVRGYVGNRAATFPLQVLGFEIDALNSVQFSNHTGYPHWKGQVLNSNELQELYEGLKLNSVNKYDYVLTGYTRDKSFLASVVDIVRELKRQNSGLVYVCDPVMGDKWNGEGSMYVPEDLLPVYKEKVVPVADIITPNQFEAELLSGRKIHSQEEALAVMDVLHAMGPDTVVITSSDLPSPRGSDYLIALGSQRIRNPDGSVVTERIRMEMYKVDAVFVGTGDLFAAMLLAWTHKHPNNLKVACEKTLSAMHHVLQRTIACAKAQAGGGLKPSPAQLELRMVQSKKDIENPEIVVQAAVL